Part of the Passer domesticus isolate bPasDom1 chromosome 8, bPasDom1.hap1, whole genome shotgun sequence genome is shown below.
TTTGTATCTATACAAGACTGTCCAGACTTACTAAGGAGGCACAAAACCATTAATAAATACATGGTGGGTGCTCCAGGCTCATGGGCACAGCCTGTTCCAGAGTGGATCTCTGTTTAACAAAGCATGCTCTGGGGGAAGCAGGTCCTGTGCCTACCTTTCTCAAAGGCTTCAGTTTTGTCTCCATGATGAACTCATACTTGCACAGCTCACAGCATCGCGTATCCGAGCTCTTGATCCattgctgcaggcaggcctggtgCACAAAGTGAAGACTTCCCGTGCAGTGACAAGGGGTAATCAAAGGGCTCTCATCATCTCCTTCACAGTGACATATCCTGAATCAGAAGCAAAGCTGCTCATTAGGGGAAGCGGAAGCAGAAAGGATGTGGAAGAGCCATGTAATATCTGTGATCACACATGGATGTTCACTGAGGATCCCGAGACATATAAATCAAAGGAATGTGTTCCACAAAGGAGCTAAAACTAAACAACTCAATTGCTGCACAAGCACATACACAGGCACAAAATAATTAAGCACAGACACAGATAACTTTCTCACAGATGATGCACACATATAGAGCCTGACAGAAATGCAGtacctgaaagaaaaaatggaTCAAGAAATGACAACGTTTCACCCAGACCAATAGCACTTAACTGCAAATAGCATTTAAACAGATCAGACAGCACTTCCCAAGACAAAATATGCACAGAGAGGTACAGCTACTCATGTACTATGGTCTGAAATAGAAGATAAAACAAAATTCCAATACCAGTGGTGAAACAGTCCACCCCAGGATCCTGAATTTAGACAGCCTGGATTTTACACAAGTGATTAATTCCAATGCAAATTCCTAAGAGACAGATTCACAATGCAAAACTACAGCACTGAATCAGAACCCCAAAACACTATAAATGGTTTTGCTTCTCCAAATCTGACTTAGCAAGTGTTGCTAAGGAAGCATCAGCTCTGCAAAATTCCCTATTTTTCTCACAGCCTAACTGTGCAAACAGCAAAGACATCTGATAAAGAGTTACTACCAGCTGCTGACATTTGATTTCCAGATTCAATTTATACACAGCCCCTGTGAAGTTCTTCTAACCATGTGGAAGAGGTCATGAATTGAAAGGGGGATGGTGAGGAGCTCAGGGAATGAATACAAGTTACCAAGCAAATGTGAAGTACATTCTggcctgctgccatccctgtctATTACTGAAATCTCGTATGATGTGTAGCATCTTGCCTCTTGTGACCTTGCTGATAGCTGGCAAGTGGAAATGAAGGCGTGGGTGGATTACAACAGCATCTTCATGGTAAGCCAATACAGAACTAGATATGGTAGTAATGAGGggggaaataaaataatattggGAAGTAATAACAAAGGCAGCTTTAGGAAGTGCTGTCAGGGAGGAGAAAGACTAGGATAATAAAATGCTAGGTAGAAGGATTAAACATTTGCTCCTGAACTTGATGACTCTTGCTCCTCAAGCACATTTCTGATGTGGGACAGGGCAGACCAGCAGACAAGTCACCGTGAAGACAGTCCAGATCTTCTTGTTCCTGACACCTGGGAACGTGATTAATTCTCTGTAGCTGGAATAAGGACAACCATAATTTTTGAACCTCACACTATGGACATCACACAGGCCTACCACTAACAGCCAGCGCTCAGATATCCTTTAACCAAGACAACCAGGAAGCCTGTAACAAATAAAAAAGTGTGGTGGCATACAaactgagaggggaaaaaaaaatctaaagctATATTGATCTGATCTCACAAGCAATTTTCAAGCAGTCTGTTTTCCTCCTGATCCCCCCCACTCTGACCAAACTAGCAGTGCTGTCAGGACAACACACTTCGCTTATTAAAAACTAAGACATGTTCAGCTTGACCTTTATGATGCGTAGCTGTGTCTCTCATAGTATTCTCAGTTTGGGCACTGATAAAATATCTCAGAACCCCAAACCTGAAATAAATTTTAGGAGAATTTATTTGACTCCAAAGGAAGTTATTTTGCTTAGTAGCCTTGTTAAGTGCATCACAGGGGTGTAGGATGGCAGAGAGAAGGCTGCATGCTCCAAAACATACATACTGCATTAGCAAGGTAAAAGAAGAGACAGAAACAGCACAAAGGCAGGGAAAAGCAGAACagtcaccactgcacatgggagGGTTAAAAAGGTAGGTGGTTCTCTGGTAAACCAACCTGCAGGTATCCCCCGATGtggacacaggggacagagggggtaACTTTTCTGAGAGGGGGGAAGGGCAGTCAAGGTCACTGTCCTTCTCAACTGAACAGAGTGGTGCCCGCTGCTCTTTTGGTTTGAGTTTCACTGAGGTGCTGTCCTCAAAGACGTCATCATCTCCCATATCATCAGAGCAGAAGTCTGTGCTTTCCACCAGCATGCTGGAGGATTTGTCAGCTTGGAAGTGACTGGAATAGCTCTCCAGTTCGTGAAATTTATGCAGGCTGCTGATGCTGGAGGtgtgggagaaggaaaaaaggtaaCGCAACAGTTTTTTGCTCCTTGAGGAGTCATGGTCCACCTTGTCCTCCAGCAGGGGGATATGTACAGCGCTGTGGTTCTCTGCTCCTCCCGATGCACTTGAGTAGTTGGAAAGGGAAGGGATATAGGAGTGCTTAGAATTGCTAaaagaaagaggcctgagattCAGCGGTTTCCTCTCTTTAAGATGAAATTTGTTAATCCTTAAACACTGCTCTTGATTCAGGGTCAGTTTGCCTTCTGAGCGTGTTCGCTCCACATAATCAAAGCACTCGCTGGTGCTCTGCGCCTTCTGGTCCACGTCATTGAGGGACTTGGAGAATTTCAGGGTGCGGCTGGGCTTTACATTCTTTGCAGACCTGAGTGCCTGGCCCCGATCCTGCCCACGGGAGTTTCTCTTTGCTGCATGTAACGTGTCCTGACAGATTACTGTCACAGTGACCCCTTGTGTCAGAGGGCTCGGGCAGTGCGGATTTTTCAAGACAACAGCAGACTGCACTGGACTGTGATGACAACACTCAGAAAACACTGCACTGGAACTGCATGCAGAATAGTGGAATAAAAGcacagaaagtaaaaaaaaaacccaattaaaaaagagaacatGTATAATTAAAAGTGAAGAAATGAGAATTACAGCTAGTGTGGGAATGGCAAACATAGCAGGGCCAAACAGTCAGTAGGATTTAACAAAGCAGTGTTAGACAGCAGTCGAGTCAAACAAATGGGATGCTTCAAGTGGGAACCCCACATTGCTTACTTCCCCATAAACATGCTTTTTcaattttgcttttccttaatTTGAACCTTGTCTGAGCCTCACTGCAGCCACGCAAATGGCACACTTTACCTGCAGATGTCCTGGTTGGATGGCGTAACAGAAGTCCGAGAGAAGCTATGAGGGGCAGAGACAGAGGTTGGACTTCCAGCCTGCagtgaaattaaaacaaacaaacaaaaacaccctcAAGTCAGGAGTCAGTATGCAGAGCAATCACCTTCAGGGTGAAACACAGCATATGGAGTCAGATATCACTCTACAGCAGATACTCAAGGGCTAGTTGTAAGAAAGTGACTTTACTGTTAAATGCAAGAAAGGTCACGGAGTTTCATCCCTGGAGAAGTAGTTATCAGAACAGAAATGTTTTACCCCAAGGTCAACTGCAGACATCTCTGGAGTGGAACCTGCCAGCTGTCAAACATTGCACAGAACAATAGCTCAGGAAATGAGCAATGCTACAGTAATTAGAATAATTAGATGGAAGCGTGTGTATAAACTAGTTGTAATTTAGCTACCATGTAATAGCTAATCCTTCCTCCAACAATGATGGCAAGAGATTAGAGGCTTGGGGTTTTCTTCACAAAACAGAACCAGCAGTAACTCAGTAACTCAAACACAACCTGAGGACTTATATTCCTTACTAGCACATGAGCACCATCTGccaacccagaccattcccTGAAGTACTTAGTGTACTTTTTGAGGCCTTTCGTCCTGCTCCTACTTGAACAGAATCTTCCATCCTGGAAGATCCATACTGGAGAAAAGGTGTGGCAGTAGTCATATTTGTAAGTTGCAACAAGAGCACAGTGAGAAACAGAATCACTGAAGAATTAAGAATTAGCTGAACTAACTCAAAAACATAAAGTTAAGCTCTTGGCATATTTAACACTTAATAGACAAATCTGAACTCAGTGTGCTAAGAATGAGCATTGTCTCAGCTGTCACTCCACTGGCTGTTATTAaagaccttttctgctgctgaaCCCTGCACATCACTTTGACAAACTTCTCAGCTCTTCCTGGAGATTTTTGTGGGGAGGAGACTGCCATTAATAACCTCGTAACAGAGAATCTTTAAACCTGGGTCTCCCATGTTCCACATCTGCTTGACAGGCTGCACTGCTCACCCACTGCTGCAAAACACTGTTTGCACTTCGAAATTCAAACAAAGCTTTACAGCTCTTTTGATCTGCACAGCAAAGCCTGAAACCCAAGAAAGAGCAATGCAGTCAGCAGAACAACAGAAATGTCATCTCCACACTGGGCTGCACAgaaaccagcactgccagcagagaCCTGGGTCAGGCAACTGCAGACAGCCAGACCGGGGAGACCTCAGGTGACAAAAGCATGAAGcatgctgtgcccagccctgtgcttcAGCTTCAGACACCAGCAGTTATCACTGCTTTGATCATGCTGCAACACACACTGTATCTGTCTTGGAACTTGTCAATTCTATACTTAATTTATTAAAGACCCTATTGTGTATTTAAACAAGGCTGCCACAGGCTTTTATACTGCCATACCAAGCCAGGGTTCCTTGTCACACGTTATACTCTCTATTTCTTTGTGAGAGAAGATACATAACCATGCTACTTTATAAATGCAGATAAAACAATCACCTTCCTTGTCACAGAACTCAtcttttcaggttttatttctCTAGTCAACATCACTATAGACAGCAATGTATCTGCCCTCACATTAGGAGACCTCAGGTGCACAGACACTGAAAAAACAGGTATCCATTTACTGCTGGGTCTGCAGGAATCAAAGGCAAGACTCAGCCAAGACTCAGACACACAGCTCTTAACCCTTAGTAAGACACTAATTTACTTCCCATCTTACCCAAAGCTGGGTACATGTATAGAATAAAACCTAATAGAATAACCTTGGGCCAGAAAGCAAACAGAGCTATGTAATGACTGtgacaaaacaaattaaagacAAAGACCAATTACTGGTTTTATCCAGGAAACTATAGTTCTTTACATTTTACACCACTTGCACATGCTAATGACACAGGATTCTGACCATGCAGTGATGTGAATTCAGGTACTTGATGGAAATTTCTTCTCTTATTGATGCTTAATGTCTCCTAAAAGCAGGTACACCTGACTTCATAACGTATCTTTTAAGGGTTTCTGCAGTAACTTTGTTTTAACTCAGTCTGACAATTTATGAAAGAACTGACACTAATTTACTGATAAACTGTTTCACTCTGCAAATTAACAaaactaaaataatgaaatagtTAAAAAAACATATTGAGCAATCTTctaaaaacaaattattaaacCAGTAAAACAGCAAGTTGCATTCTGCCATGGAGACACAGGTGCACATTGTTGGAAGTGAAGTCACAAATCAATTAATAAATCTGTCTCAGGTTTTATGTTATGAGCAAATCACAGAAGGTAACCTGCAAAGAATGAATCCAATCTCTCAGCTGCTTCAGTTTAGCAATGAACTTTTCTAAAAAAGGACAGCAGAATGTATGATGTGACAGTCTAATAGAAGATGACTAGAATCAATGATCCAAAATTTCCCTTCCAGAACCATGTTATTGGTTTCTTGATCAAATCATCTGGTACCAAGAGTGTTAAAAGTCTTGCCACTTGGGAAATCAAAAGGCTGggacaaaaaagaaattgtggaatttcatttgcatttcAAGCTTAGTATTCTGTTTCTAGCTGCCAGTACTGTTCAGAATGGCTTACAGAAACTCAGCATCTGAGGCACATTTCCTTTCCCCACATATTTCTACTTCAGAACAAAAGATACTTTTCTCTATTTTCATGCATAATGAAAGTGCAACCAAACTATGAACAGAAATTAACATACTTGGATAGGCACCACAAAAAGGAACAACAAATCACTGGAGGAAGTTATGCCCCACCCTTGGTTCAAACAAGCTGTGGCTACCAccaaaagccatggttcaatgAGCCCCCAGTCACTCAGTCtgtcctcctttcctcccatgCTTTTTGCTCATGAAACTTCCAGAGGTGCACTGCAACTCAGAGTAGGATAGTGAGGTGAGGTAAAACCAGCCATTGCTTTGATGCCAGTCACTTCCCTAGGAACACCAGTCAGTGACAGCAATGAGTCTCTGACAGTGAAGCACAACTCCCTGACAAGAGAGCAGTAAAATGCAAGCTGCTGCCCAAAGCCTAAGTACCAAGTTCTGCCACACCTAGAAGCAGGGTTACACATCACTGCTGCTGGCCAGTcctcccagctcacctgggTCTACTGACTCACACACAGCAGCTTTCAGGCAGAGGTGCCACggaaaagaagaaatacagGCAGCCTCGGGACAGAACACGGTGAAGAGGCGGTGATGGGTGAATGAAACAGGCGGGTCCAGCTATCTTGGAGCTCTGATGCTGCTCCCACACACAGCTCAGCTCTGAAGAGGCTGGGAAAATAGGCAGTCAAAGGCTTCTCCACTCTGTAGCTTCTGGTACACACCACCCttactgccccagcagcagcctcccaggcagcagcacctttgGCCAAACTGGATATTTATAATGGCAATAGCAGCAGTTGGGTTTAGAGCACTCCTTCTCATAGGAGGTTTCTGCCATGTTCATGTGTGACATGTCGCCTAAGCCTTGACAGCCTGAATTTGACCCTTCTAACCCCATAATCACTTGCTGAAACTCTGTGGACTGCCATGCCCTTCACATGGAGGAACATCACCTCCAGTGACAAGCCTTGGAGCCATGTGCTTGTGAGTTACTCTGTACAGCCTGACTGGTTGCCTAAAATAGCTCAGTACTAAAGGTCAATAGTTAGTTAATTGTGTATATTGACATTGCTATCTAATGCAATTCACTGAGGTCACAGCACAGCCTTCTGCACTGGTACTCCGACAATCACAGCAATTTTGAAGGTAACAATTCCTGGGATTCCTGCAGTTCTCTGAAGAGTTGCCAGCAGGAGCATATACATTTTTAATACACATATATGCAGGTGTCCAtacatatataaacatatatgtTCTCATTCTGCCCCCATGTGAACAGTGTTATCTATTGGTAAGATAACTCAGCCTTTTCTTATTACATACCTTTGATTACATGCTGcacaccaaaacccaaaacccccaccCTGCCTAAGAAAATAAAGGCATCTTTGAAGTGAGCCATAGCAAACATGCCAATGGCTCAGGTATATTTCAAGATATCCTGCTTATCTGAGATGACACTTCTGTGTATAGTTGCTGTTGTCTCTGGGCTGCACTTCAGTAACAGCAATTACATCTCATTTTAAAGAACAGGGCCTGTCACATCCTAAAAACTTGATTAAATTATTAATTGAAGGTAAAAAATTAGAAACAACTCCTGTAGAATTTTTCAACTGATTGGAAGTCTAAAGAAATCAAAGTTTTCCCCTCCCACATGCAAACTTTGTCATTTCTAGGTGCCACATGACTAGGAATAATACTGTGGCCCTACTACTTGTGCTACAAAAACATCTAGAAATTTCAGCTAAGGATCTGGAACAAACATACAAAGAACTATGCACATTTAATAATAGAACACAACTCTCTTTTGTGCAGACAAAGAGTGAAAAGAAGCTCAATTTTAACTCTTTTATTAGGAGGAACTTCAGAACAAGGAGCTTCAGGCAAATACAAATTTAGCAATAGAGCAAGGAGCGAAACACTCCACAACCCAAGTTTCAACCTGGCATTTTGATTACGGGCTTGCCTTTATTTTATGCACTCTTGAGTGCTTTCAGCAAGCACAGTGTTCCATGTACACGCCGGCTGACGGCTCCTGCTGAAGCGCACTGCAGTTCCACAGCCTCTGAAGTTCTTCTGTGGAGCAGATGCCAAAGGAGgcctccagcagtgccagcacaccAAGGCAGTGCAATGAGACCAAAGTGGACAAACCTGACACCTGAGATGGGCAGAACAGACCACCTATGGACAGACTGGGGGATGTGACGGGCAGACAGCCCCGCTGACAGGCTGGTTTGAAAGCTTTTGTACCAGCATGGCAGGATCAACCATCAGCAACTTCTGATCTTCTCCAGTAAGTTCTTCCTACCAGATTCATGCCATATTGACTTCCAGAGCATATTAAAATCAAGGGTCTTTAGAGAGGgttaattattaaaattaagaGTGGTTAAAAAACTGCAGACATGGGAAAGAGAGAGGCATCTGAAAATTTCAGGGCAATCAACTCCACCATGTAATTTTGGCAACAATTTAATAGGAACCAGCAGTCAGCTGCTAGAAGAACTTTCTTCCATACTTTATAGAATGTATGACTATAATTAAAACTATGTCTAGCAACTAGAAGCAAAGCTGAAGTCAGCTTTCCCTTATTTCTAAAGAAATCTAAAGGAGCACTGTGTCAGGAGCTTTTCTCTAGAGATTCCAGAGCTAAAGAAAGGAGGCTATCTATCCCTTCAAAATCTCCCCAAGAACAATACAACCTGCCAAGAGCACAGGATTAATGTTGACTAAACCCAGTAAAACTGCACAGGTGctgcagggagaagaaaaaagtatATATGGCTTTTTGTCCTTAAAAATCTTCCTCAAAATACCTTGAATGTACTGAGGGAACAAAATAGGAAAGGAAACCTCTGCAGGTTCCTCCTTAATGGGGTGCTCTCATACCTATATGCAGAAAGAatccagccccaggagagggAATTTATCACAGCACAAGGAGACTATCACATTCCTTACAAACATGACTGCACTGTGCTCCAGCATGAGATTACTTGCTCTTGTACCTGGGGAAAGAGTATACTTTCATCTTCACACTATACAATTTTTCATGTCTTTTCCTTCCCCAGTAACTCAGTAGAAGAGTTTTTTTAAGCAACTCCTATTTCCCTACCCCCAGGTTCACATACCTGAACAGAACACCTGTGAGAAACAGTTTTTTCAGTAAGCCTTGGTCATGTGAAGGACTACAGGATACCTAAGTTCTGCAACTGAAAAACCTGGACTACTTTTCTACAGACAAATCTTCAGTGAATCCATTAAAGCTTCAGGCAACAGTGGACATGTGTATTCATATGCTTTTTTAAATCTGTTCCAAGCTGATGAACAGCCTAAATGGGTTTTAAATTTCATAGCAAGCTTAGGCTACCACTTTGTGTCTGTGCTAGTTGCTATTCAGCCTAAGAATAATCTAAT
Proteins encoded:
- the MARCHF8 gene encoding E3 ubiquitin-protein ligase MARCHF8 isoform X4, coding for MNMPLHQISVIPAQDVTSSRVSRSKTKEKEEQAGSPTSVSAPHSFSRTSVTPSNQDICSSSAVFSECCHHSPVQSAVVLKNPHCPSPLTQGVTVTVICQDTLHAAKRNSRGQDRGQALRSAKNVKPSRTLKFSKSLNDVDQKAQSTSECFDYVERTRSEGKLTLNQEQCLRINKFHLKERKPLNLRPLSFSNSKHSYIPSLSNYSSASGGAENHSAVHIPLLEDKVDHDSSRSKKLLRYLFSFSHTSSISSLHKFHELESYSSHFQADKSSSMLVESTDFCSDDMGDDDVFEDSTSVKLKPKEQRAPLCSVEKDSDLDCPSPLSEKLPPLSPVSTSGDTCRICHCEGDDESPLITPCHCTGSLHFVHQACLQQWIKSSDTRCCELCKYEFIMETKLKPLRKWEKLQMTASERRKIMCSVTFHIIAITCVVWSLYVLIDRTAEEIKQGQTTGILEWPFWTKLVVVAIGFTGGLLFMYVQCKVYVQLWKRLKAYNRVIYVQNCPETSKKNIFEKPALMEPNFESKEMFGVHHSDTNSSHYTEPEDCAAEILHV
- the MARCHF8 gene encoding E3 ubiquitin-protein ligase MARCHF8 isoform X6, coding for MNMPLHQISVIPAQDVTSSRVSRSKTKEKEEQNEKALGHSVSRSSNISKAGSPTSVSAPHSFSRTSVTPSNQDICSSSAVFSECCHHSPVQSAVVLKNPHCPSPLTQGVTVTVICQDTLHAAKRNSRGQDRGQALRSAKNVKPSRTLKFSKSLNDVDQKAQSTSECFDYVERTRSEGKLTLNQEQCLRINKFHLKERKPLNLRPLSFSNSKHSYIPSLSNYSSASGGAENHSAVHIPLLEDKVDHDSSRSKKLLRYLFSFSHTSSISSLHKFHELESYSSHFQADKSSSMLVESTDFCSDDMGDDDVFEDSTSVKLKPKEQRAPLCSVEKDSDLDCPSPLSEKLPPLSPVSTSGDTCRICHCEGDDESPLITPCHCTGSLHFVHQACLQQWIKSSDTRCCELCKYEFIMETKLKPLRKWEKLQMTASERRKIMCSVTFHIIAITCVVWSLYVLIDRTAEEIKQGQTTGILEWPFWTKLVVVAIGFTGGLLFMCFGLKCRNHGEKFLASAMQEEEREDSHGPSGISTAWGIKCFISEVRKGRKS
- the MARCHF8 gene encoding E3 ubiquitin-protein ligase MARCHF8 isoform X5; translated protein: MNMPLHQISVIPAQDVTSSRVSRSKTKEKEEQNEKALGHSVSRSSNISKAGSPTSVSAPHSFSRTSVTPSNQDICSSSAVFSECCHHSPVQSAVVLKNPHCPSPLTQGVTVTVICQDTLHAAKRNSRGQDRGQALRSAKNVKPSRTLKFSKSLNDVDQKAQSTSECFDYVERTRSEGKLTLNQEQCLRINKFHLKERKPLNLRPLSFSNSKHSYIPSLSNYSSASGGAENHSAVHIPLLEDKVDHDSSRSKKLLRYLFSFSHTSSISSLHKFHELESYSSHFQADKSSSMLVESTDFCSDDMGDDDVFEDSTSVKLKPKEQRAPLCSVEKDSDLDCPSPLSEKLPPLSPVSTSGDTCRICHCEGDDESPLITPCHCTGSLHFVHQACLQQWIKSSDTRCCELCKYEFIMETKLKPLRKWEKLQMTASERRKIMCSVTFHIIAITCVVWSLYVLIDRTAEEIKQGQTTGILEWPFWTKLVVVAIGFTGGLLFMCFGLKCRNHGEKFLASAMQEEEREDSHGPSGISTAWGIKCFISEVSIFTCICVEV
- the MARCHF8 gene encoding E3 ubiquitin-protein ligase MARCHF8 isoform X1; the protein is MNMPLHQISVIPAQDVTSSRVSRSKTKEKEEQNEKALGHSVSRSSNISKAGSPTSVSAPHSFSRTSVTPSNQDICSSSAVFSECCHHSPVQSAVVLKNPHCPSPLTQGVTVTVICQDTLHAAKRNSRGQDRGQALRSAKNVKPSRTLKFSKSLNDVDQKAQSTSECFDYVERTRSEGKLTLNQEQCLRINKFHLKERKPLNLRPLSFSNSKHSYIPSLSNYSSASGGAENHSAVHIPLLEDKVDHDSSRSKKLLRYLFSFSHTSSISSLHKFHELESYSSHFQADKSSSMLVESTDFCSDDMGDDDVFEDSTSVKLKPKEQRAPLCSVEKDSDLDCPSPLSEKLPPLSPVSTSGDTCRICHCEGDDESPLITPCHCTGSLHFVHQACLQQWIKSSDTRCCELCKYEFIMETKLKPLRKWEKLQMTASERRKIMCSVTFHIIAITCVVWSLYVLIDRTAEEIKQGQTTGILEWPFWTKLVVVAIGFTGGLLFMYVQCKVYVQLWKRLKAYNRVIYVQNCPETSKKNIFEKPALMEPNFESKEMFGVHHSDTNSSHYTEPEDCAAEILHV
- the MARCHF8 gene encoding E3 ubiquitin-protein ligase MARCHF8 isoform X3, whose amino-acid sequence is MNMPLHQISVIPAQDVTSSRVSRSKTKEKEEQNEKALGHSVSRSSNISKAGSPTSVSAPHSFSRTSVTPSNQDICSSSAVFSECCHHSPVQSAVVLKNPHCPSPLTQGVTVTVICQDTLHAAKRNSRGQDRGQALRSAKNVKPSRTLKFSKSLNDVDQKAQSTSECFDYVERTRSEGKLTLNQEQCLRINKFHLKERKPLNLRPLSFSNSKHSYIPSLSNYSSASGGAENHSAVHIPLLEDKVDHDSSRSKKLLRYLFSFSHTSSISSLHKFHELESYSSHFQADKSSSMLVESTDFCSDDMGDDDVFEDSTSVKLKPKEQRAPLCSVEKDSDLDCPSPLSEKLPPLSPVSTSGDTCRICHCEGDDESPLITPCHCTGSLHFVHQACLQQWIKSSDTRCCELCKYEFIMETKLKPLRKWEKLQMTASERRKIMCSVTFHIIAITCVVWSLYVLIDRTAEEIKQGQTTGILEWPFWTKLVVVAIGFTGGLLFMCFGLKCRNHGEKFLASAMQEEEREDSHGPSGISTAWGIKCFISEVSIFTCICVESITVTV
- the MARCHF8 gene encoding E3 ubiquitin-protein ligase MARCHF8 isoform X2, which encodes MNMPLHQISVIPAQDVTSSRVSRSKTKEKEEQNEKALGHSVSRSSNISKAGSPTSVSAPHSFSRTSVTPSNQDICSSSAVFSECCHHSPVQSAVVLKNPHCPSPLTQGVTVTVICQDTLHAAKRNSRGQDRGQALRSAKNVKPSRTLKFSKSLNDVDQKAQSTSECFDYVERTRSEGKLTLNQEQCLRINKFHLKERKPLNLRPLSFSNSKHSYIPSLSNYSSASGGAENHSAVHIPLLEDKVDHDSSRSKKLLRYLFSFSHTSSISSLHKFHELESYSSHFQADKSSSMLVESTDFCSDDMGDDDVFEDSTSVKLKPKEQRAPLCSVEKDSDLDCPSPLSEKLPPLSPVSTSGDTCRICHCEGDDESPLITPCHCTGSLHFVHQACLQQWIKSSDTRCCELCKYEFIMETKLKPLRKWEKLQMTASERRKIMCSVTFHIIAITCVVWSLYVLIDRTAEEIKQGQTTGILEWPFWTKLVVVAIGFTGGLLFMCFGLKCRNHGEKFLASAMQEEEREDSHGPSGISTAWGIKCFISEVSIFTCICVEVRKGRKS